In the Arthrobacter sp. 31Y genome, one interval contains:
- a CDS encoding ArsR/SmtB family transcription factor, with amino-acid sequence MSSQPSSPFPDAPEEPSLVHPVDPGSELLESAAGTLRMLAEPTRLHLLWQLAQGPKSVTELVDEVLVPRTVVSQHLAKLRLSGLVDTRKDGRHVIYSLHDGHLLRLIQETINHADHQVTGEPTHH; translated from the coding sequence TTGAGCAGCCAACCGAGCAGCCCGTTCCCTGACGCTCCTGAAGAGCCATCGTTGGTCCACCCGGTCGATCCCGGGTCGGAGCTGCTTGAGAGCGCCGCCGGGACGCTGAGGATGCTGGCCGAGCCGACCCGCCTCCACCTGCTCTGGCAGCTCGCCCAAGGCCCGAAGTCTGTCACTGAGCTCGTAGACGAAGTGCTGGTTCCCCGGACGGTGGTCAGCCAGCACCTGGCCAAACTCCGGCTCAGTGGGCTCGTGGACACGCGCAAGGACGGCCGGCACGTGATCTACTCGCTGCACGACGGCCACCTGCTCCGGCTCATTCAGGAGACCATCAACCACGCCGACCACCAGGTCACCGGCGAGCCCACCCACCACTAG
- a CDS encoding MFS transporter encodes MLSVLRNQTYRMLFLAQVVALMGTGLLTVALGLLAFDLAGSYAGAVLGTALTIKMLAYVALAPVINALVARLPKKPVLIAADLFRAAMALCLPFITEAWQIYVVIFLLQSASATFTPAFQSLIPTVLKTERDFTHALSLSRLAYDMEALVSPAVAALLLSAVSYNNLFLGTLFGFLFSASMVAATVLPKIAADTGTAGSLWHRTTLGARIFWTNQRLRSLLSLNLVVAAPTALVLVNSVVYVREVLHRPETDLALALACFGIGSMMVAITAPRVLERFGDRTVMLTGAAMIPAALAGVTAVTALAGPEAGWWWLLGLWFLLGAGNSTILTPSARLLRDASTEATRPYVFSAQFSLSHACYLLAYPLAGWLGAVTGLGWAAAALTILAILGSAGAYLSWPRQVLAGTGETVEKEPSVEQPTEQPVP; translated from the coding sequence ATGCTGTCGGTCTTGCGGAACCAAACGTACAGAATGCTCTTCTTGGCGCAGGTTGTGGCCTTGATGGGGACCGGGCTATTGACTGTCGCGCTGGGTCTGTTGGCGTTTGACCTGGCCGGCAGTTATGCCGGTGCTGTCCTGGGAACGGCTCTGACGATCAAGATGCTGGCCTACGTCGCCTTGGCCCCGGTGATCAACGCCTTGGTGGCGCGATTGCCGAAGAAGCCGGTGCTGATCGCCGCGGACCTCTTCAGGGCGGCAATGGCATTGTGCCTGCCCTTCATCACGGAGGCGTGGCAGATCTACGTCGTGATCTTCTTACTGCAGTCCGCCTCCGCGACCTTCACTCCGGCATTCCAGTCCCTGATCCCCACGGTGCTGAAGACCGAGCGGGACTTCACCCACGCCCTTTCCTTGTCCCGGTTGGCTTATGACATGGAAGCGTTGGTCAGCCCCGCGGTCGCTGCGTTGCTGCTGAGCGCGGTCAGCTACAACAACCTCTTTCTGGGCACCCTATTCGGGTTCTTGTTCTCAGCCAGCATGGTGGCCGCAACCGTCCTGCCCAAAATCGCCGCGGACACGGGGACTGCTGGATCTCTTTGGCACCGGACCACTCTGGGTGCCCGGATCTTCTGGACGAACCAGAGGCTGCGGTCCCTGCTGTCACTGAACCTGGTGGTGGCCGCCCCCACGGCGTTGGTGCTGGTCAATTCAGTGGTTTACGTCCGCGAAGTTCTCCACCGGCCGGAGACCGATCTGGCCCTTGCCCTGGCGTGTTTCGGAATCGGGTCCATGATGGTGGCCATCACTGCCCCGCGGGTGTTGGAGCGCTTCGGGGACCGGACGGTGATGCTCACCGGTGCGGCAATGATCCCGGCGGCCTTGGCTGGAGTGACGGCGGTGACCGCGTTGGCGGGGCCGGAGGCGGGCTGGTGGTGGCTGCTGGGGCTGTGGTTCCTGCTGGGCGCGGGCAACTCCACTATCCTTACCCCGTCCGCACGATTGCTGCGGGATGCTTCCACCGAAGCAACCAGACCCTATGTGTTCTCCGCACAATTCTCACTCTCACACGCCTGCTACCTCCTCGCCTACCCATTGGCCGGCTGGCTGGGCGCCGTGACAGGTTTGGGTTGGGCAGCGGCGGCGCTGACAATTCTTGCCATACTAGGCAGTGCAGGAGCTTACCTGTCCTGGCCCCGGCAAGTCCTCGCTGGGACCGGGGAGACCGTCGAAAAGGAGCCAAGCGTTGAGCAGCCAACCGAGCAGCCCGTTCCCTGA
- a CDS encoding hemolysin family protein — MYEWIMLGIGLVLTVGTGFFVASEFALVNLDRNDLEARQARGEKRLGPTIKALKITSTHLSGAQLGITLTTLLTGYTFEPAISAMLRGPLLSIGLPEAVVPGIGAVAGIFLATIFSMVIGELVPKNFALALPLATAKVVVPFQALFTTVFKPVILVFNNTANGIIRSFGIEPKEELSGARSAEELSSLVRRSALEGSLDLDHAVLLHRTLRFSEHTAADVMTPRVRMAAVNTNHSAEDILALATATGYSRFPVIGEDRDDVLGVLHVKQAFAVALDDRGGITAQALMIDPLRVPESMGVDTLLGLLRKQGLQVAIVSDEHGGTAGIVTLEDLVEEIVGELEDEHDRARVGVVRTGRSLTFDAALRPDELLDRTGIVVPDGEEYDTMAGFITDQLDRLPELGDEVVISRGSLRVERVVGTHVERLRFTPDESGEAPMSAHDRIVDNLTQELTHE; from the coding sequence ATGTATGAATGGATCATGCTCGGCATCGGCCTTGTCCTCACGGTCGGCACCGGATTCTTCGTCGCTTCCGAGTTCGCGCTGGTCAACCTCGACCGCAATGACCTCGAAGCCCGCCAGGCGCGTGGTGAGAAACGCCTGGGGCCCACCATCAAGGCCCTCAAGATCACCTCCACGCACCTCTCCGGCGCGCAATTGGGCATCACACTGACCACCCTGCTCACCGGATACACTTTCGAGCCGGCCATCAGCGCGATGCTCCGCGGCCCGCTGCTGTCAATTGGCCTGCCCGAGGCTGTAGTGCCCGGTATCGGGGCGGTGGCCGGAATCTTCCTGGCCACTATCTTCTCCATGGTCATCGGCGAGCTCGTCCCGAAAAACTTCGCACTCGCCCTTCCGTTGGCCACGGCCAAAGTCGTCGTACCCTTCCAAGCTCTGTTCACCACCGTGTTCAAGCCGGTGATCCTGGTGTTCAACAACACGGCAAACGGCATCATCCGCTCCTTCGGCATCGAACCCAAGGAAGAGCTCTCCGGTGCCCGCAGCGCTGAAGAACTCAGCTCACTGGTCCGCCGCTCCGCCTTGGAAGGTTCCCTGGACCTTGACCACGCCGTCCTGCTGCACCGCACCCTGCGTTTCTCGGAGCACACCGCAGCTGACGTCATGACACCTCGGGTCAGGATGGCAGCAGTGAACACCAACCACTCCGCGGAAGACATTCTTGCCCTGGCCACGGCCACCGGCTATTCCCGATTTCCCGTGATCGGCGAAGACCGCGATGACGTCCTGGGCGTGCTGCACGTGAAGCAAGCCTTCGCCGTTGCTCTCGACGACCGCGGGGGCATCACAGCACAGGCTCTCATGATCGATCCGTTGCGGGTCCCCGAATCCATGGGTGTCGATACTTTGCTGGGCCTGCTTCGCAAACAAGGCCTGCAGGTTGCCATTGTCTCGGACGAACACGGAGGAACTGCCGGAATCGTCACACTCGAGGATCTTGTCGAAGAAATCGTTGGGGAACTGGAAGACGAACACGACCGGGCGCGCGTGGGCGTGGTCAGGACGGGCCGTTCCCTCACCTTCGATGCCGCCCTGCGCCCCGATGAACTTCTGGACCGGACAGGAATCGTGGTCCCGGACGGCGAGGAATACGACACTATGGCTGGCTTCATCACCGACCAGTTGGACCGCCTCCCCGAGCTTGGCGACGAGGTCGTCATTAGCCGCGGAAGTTTGCGCGTGGAACGCGTCGTGGGCACGCACGTGGAACGACTCCGCTTCACCCCCGACGAAAGCGGGGAGGCTCCCATGAGCGCCCACGACAGGATTGTTGACAACCTCACGCAGGAGCTGACACATGAGTGA
- a CDS encoding dihydrofolate reductase family protein, with amino-acid sequence MSHVTCDLTVSLDGFVAGPNQRLEEPLGDGGEFLHRWMFEEPEANAPEMEGILAAGAFIMGRNMFAGPGPAAWDKEWRGWWGEEPPYHAPVFVLTHHRREPLEMEGGTTFNFVTDGIESALAQAREAAADKDVAIAGGAQTARQYLSAGLMDELRLHISPMVLGGGERLFDGVGDLTLEQAEVRGTGLVTHVRYRVLR; translated from the coding sequence ATGAGCCACGTCACATGCGATCTGACCGTTTCCCTGGACGGATTTGTTGCCGGCCCCAACCAGCGGCTGGAGGAGCCGTTGGGCGACGGCGGAGAGTTCCTGCACAGATGGATGTTCGAGGAGCCGGAGGCGAACGCTCCTGAGATGGAAGGGATCTTGGCGGCAGGTGCCTTCATCATGGGACGCAACATGTTCGCGGGACCCGGACCAGCTGCGTGGGACAAGGAATGGCGGGGTTGGTGGGGCGAGGAACCGCCGTATCACGCACCCGTATTCGTTCTGACCCACCACCGCCGGGAGCCGCTGGAGATGGAAGGCGGCACAACCTTTAACTTCGTGACCGACGGCATAGAATCGGCGTTGGCGCAGGCCAGGGAAGCCGCTGCGGACAAAGATGTAGCGATTGCCGGGGGAGCGCAGACTGCCCGCCAGTATCTTTCAGCCGGGCTTATGGACGAGCTGCGGCTCCACATTTCACCCATGGTTCTTGGTGGCGGTGAGCGATTGTTCGACGGCGTGGGGGACCTGACGCTCGAGCAGGCCGAGGTGCGCGGGACTGGACTGGTCACACACGTCCGGTATCGAGTGCTGCGTTAA
- a CDS encoding metal-dependent hydrolase has product MMGGHHAASGAAAWIAIASTGPYALGWYPLDSTGILIGAMATAGTALVVDWDHRHSTIANSLPPLSNVIAVGIEKASGGHRQGTHSLLGASAFVVLAAMAAQFQMVTPVGKLSIGAGLLCMFMINLAAKALNLFPKSGWITNWLFAVVMAGLVTWFAPDQWGWLPLSMLTGVVVHIVGDMITVGGVPLLWPIVIKPPKFLRKSVIRGIWRPNGAFSIPLLGRAGSRREWLVLIPVSGYAMVGMGAAAWTLAQQHWPGVLAALGGVVQLP; this is encoded by the coding sequence ATGATGGGAGGACATCACGCCGCGTCGGGAGCCGCGGCGTGGATAGCCATTGCCTCTACCGGCCCGTACGCCTTGGGTTGGTACCCGTTGGATTCCACCGGGATCCTGATCGGCGCCATGGCGACGGCGGGAACTGCTTTGGTTGTGGACTGGGACCACCGGCACAGTACCATCGCGAATTCGCTGCCGCCGCTGTCCAATGTGATTGCGGTGGGGATTGAAAAAGCCAGCGGCGGGCACCGGCAGGGGACGCACTCCCTGTTGGGGGCTTCGGCATTTGTGGTGCTTGCAGCCATGGCGGCGCAATTTCAGATGGTGACGCCGGTAGGCAAGCTTTCCATCGGCGCTGGCTTGCTGTGCATGTTCATGATCAACCTGGCGGCCAAGGCATTGAACCTGTTCCCAAAGTCAGGCTGGATTACCAACTGGTTGTTCGCGGTGGTGATGGCCGGCCTGGTGACGTGGTTTGCGCCGGATCAATGGGGCTGGTTGCCGCTGTCCATGCTCACTGGGGTAGTGGTGCACATAGTGGGGGACATGATCACAGTTGGCGGGGTCCCACTCCTGTGGCCCATTGTCATCAAACCACCGAAGTTCCTGCGCAAATCCGTGATCCGGGGAATTTGGCGGCCGAATGGCGCCTTCTCCATCCCCTTGCTGGGACGTGCTGGTTCCCGACGTGAGTGGTTGGTTCTGATACCCGTCAGCGGCTACGCCATGGTGGGCATGGGAGCCGCCGCGTGGACGCTGGCGCAGCAGCATTGGCCTGGTGTTCTGGCCGCTCTGGGCGGGGTAGTTCAACTGCCTTAG
- the deoC gene encoding deoxyribose-phosphate aldolase, translated as MSNEAVAPANIASYIDHTLLKPEASEADVLKVCAEAVEYKFKSVCVNPVWVKTVTKALKGSGVLTCSVIGFPLGATPSDVKAFEARGAVLDGADEIDMVINMASARANDKGALVDDIRAVSEAVHAGEAILKVIIETSMLTDEQKVIACEAAVEAGADFVKTSTGFNGGGATVEDVALMRKTVGADLGVKASGGVRSLADAQAMIAAGATRIGASSGIAIVKGEQGSSAY; from the coding sequence ATGAGCAACGAAGCCGTCGCCCCTGCAAATATCGCCTCCTACATTGACCACACACTGTTGAAGCCGGAGGCCAGCGAGGCCGACGTCCTCAAGGTGTGCGCGGAGGCCGTTGAGTACAAGTTCAAGTCAGTCTGCGTGAACCCGGTGTGGGTCAAGACCGTCACCAAGGCCCTCAAGGGTTCCGGTGTGCTCACGTGCTCGGTGATCGGCTTTCCCTTGGGCGCCACCCCCAGCGACGTCAAGGCTTTCGAGGCCCGCGGGGCCGTGCTGGACGGTGCCGATGAAATCGACATGGTGATCAATATGGCCTCTGCCCGCGCCAACGACAAGGGCGCACTGGTGGATGACATCAGGGCCGTTTCAGAGGCGGTCCATGCGGGTGAGGCCATCTTAAAGGTCATTATTGAGACGTCCATGCTGACCGACGAGCAGAAGGTCATCGCCTGCGAAGCGGCCGTGGAAGCCGGAGCGGACTTCGTCAAGACCTCCACCGGATTCAATGGGGGCGGTGCCACCGTTGAAGACGTTGCCCTGATGCGCAAGACCGTGGGAGCGGACCTGGGTGTCAAGGCCTCCGGTGGAGTGCGCTCCCTGGCCGATGCACAGGCTATGATTGCTGCTGGTGCAACACGTATCGGAGCGAGTTCCGGAATTGCCATTGTCAAAGGTGAACAGGGTTCATCTGCCTACTGA
- a CDS encoding FAD-dependent oxidoreductase: MSAIPSAPSLHIVIAGAGPAAQALVRRLAGGSDSRQRAFHGTITVLSNRDECPEALLELAELPQVSVRFGQAASFIDADAKIVTTVDGMEFSYDQLVIATGSAPALPPVAGAESSLSYSTIDDAANIGEAVKDLTRLVGRRPLGILVGNGPAAGQAEAVLRARGVRPVRTTLRPTAVVPFPGTGTGTDTQGSTLPATGILFEDGSSMKGDLVVLAEERTARNDLAESAGLTTAPDGGISVGRDLATSVPGIWAVGDAASCDGLRLGLLLSAESSAMLCASGLLLSAGKVDQQALLAA, from the coding sequence ATGTCCGCCATCCCGTCCGCACCTTCCCTCCACATCGTCATCGCAGGCGCAGGTCCAGCGGCCCAGGCTTTGGTGCGGCGGCTTGCCGGAGGCTCCGACTCCCGGCAGCGCGCTTTCCACGGAACCATCACAGTTCTCAGCAACCGTGACGAGTGCCCGGAAGCCCTCTTGGAACTCGCTGAGCTCCCCCAGGTCTCGGTCCGGTTCGGGCAGGCGGCCAGCTTCATTGACGCCGACGCAAAGATTGTCACCACCGTGGACGGCATGGAGTTCTCCTATGACCAGTTGGTCATTGCCACGGGCTCAGCCCCCGCACTTCCGCCGGTGGCAGGCGCCGAATCGAGCCTGAGCTACTCCACCATCGATGACGCCGCCAACATCGGCGAAGCGGTCAAGGACCTCACCCGGTTGGTGGGCCGACGTCCCCTGGGAATCTTGGTTGGGAACGGTCCTGCGGCGGGCCAGGCTGAGGCCGTGTTGCGGGCCCGCGGAGTCCGCCCCGTCCGCACAACCCTCCGCCCCACCGCCGTCGTGCCCTTCCCCGGAACCGGCACCGGCACCGACACTCAAGGTTCCACACTGCCGGCAACCGGCATCCTCTTCGAAGATGGCAGCAGCATGAAGGGCGATCTGGTGGTCCTGGCCGAGGAACGCACTGCCCGCAACGACCTCGCCGAAAGCGCCGGACTCACAACAGCTCCCGACGGCGGTATTTCAGTGGGGCGCGACCTCGCCACGTCCGTCCCGGGAATTTGGGCGGTAGGCGATGCCGCATCCTGCGACGGGCTTCGCCTGGGCCTGCTTCTCTCCGCCGAGTCCTCTGCAATGTTGTGCGCCTCGGGGTTGCTCCTCAGTGCGGGGAAAGTGGATCAGCAGGCGCTGCTGGCCGCCTGA
- a CDS encoding LexA family protein — MGVIVGPRVIDAGFSLMSVLLAPIPVAAGYPSPAQDYFDGRIDLNEHLIKDVTSTFVVRVTGQSMEGAGISDGDELIVNRALEPKDGSVVVAVLDGELTIKRLRVTPSGVVLQADNPKYPDIRVPALSELTIWGVATTCLHHI, encoded by the coding sequence GTGGGCGTGATAGTCGGCCCCCGCGTGATAGATGCGGGCTTTTCCCTGATGTCAGTACTGTTGGCACCTATTCCAGTGGCGGCAGGATATCCCTCGCCTGCGCAGGACTATTTTGATGGCCGGATCGACCTCAATGAGCACCTGATCAAGGATGTCACCAGCACGTTCGTGGTGAGGGTGACGGGTCAGTCCATGGAGGGTGCCGGGATCAGTGACGGGGATGAGTTGATCGTTAACCGGGCACTGGAGCCCAAGGATGGGTCCGTCGTCGTTGCTGTCCTAGATGGTGAGTTGACCATCAAAAGGCTCCGTGTCACGCCGTCGGGAGTGGTGCTGCAGGCGGACAATCCCAAGTACCCGGACATTCGAGTGCCTGCACTGTCCGAGCTGACCATCTGGGGCGTGGCTACAACGTGCCTGCATCACATCTAG
- a CDS encoding right-handed parallel beta-helix repeat-containing protein — protein sequence MTLNGPGSRLGHSFLLVLSLAATLLLTGCGSASALDQPDALERADPGSCDAYGSTATNVREWAVDGGLDPRETSKSLQQAIDSASRSGGAIVQLPEGVFTLERPLVVKSKVSLRGAGPATVLKAGPDFLEFEGPLGGHPLITTNGAQNVTISQLTADQSGDQLDGNLPGRLHEYLVDVRHSTNALVEGVTTRNPYTYSIAVVASSNFCVRESRTIVTSSGRYDQLDGIHITDSHDGLVEGNTVDQRQGADGDDGLVAQALGASVHDVTYRNNDVRGGSHGSGLQLAVGTHEIYNITVDGNRFWDSPDGIKTGYYDGGTAAVHDVTVENNEFFNLQGPWLNFHGDLENVVVTDNVTCQAGTMMLEDAPGNVVANNVTSC from the coding sequence ATGACGTTGAATGGCCCAGGCTCCCGCCTGGGCCATTCCTTTTTGTTGGTGCTTTCCCTCGCTGCGACGCTGCTTCTTACAGGATGCGGTTCGGCAAGCGCCCTGGATCAGCCGGATGCGTTGGAGCGTGCGGACCCCGGTTCCTGCGATGCCTATGGAAGCACGGCCACCAACGTGAGGGAGTGGGCGGTGGATGGCGGCCTCGACCCCCGGGAAACGTCCAAATCCTTGCAACAGGCCATAGATTCAGCGTCCAGGAGCGGCGGAGCGATCGTTCAACTTCCCGAAGGTGTCTTCACCTTGGAGCGTCCTCTGGTGGTCAAGAGCAAGGTATCCCTCAGGGGAGCCGGGCCCGCGACCGTCCTGAAAGCAGGCCCGGATTTTCTTGAGTTTGAGGGGCCCCTCGGAGGCCACCCGTTGATCACCACCAACGGCGCACAGAACGTGACCATCTCGCAGCTCACCGCGGACCAAAGTGGTGACCAGCTGGACGGGAACCTTCCGGGACGCCTGCACGAGTACTTGGTGGATGTCCGTCACTCCACCAACGCCTTGGTAGAGGGCGTCACCACCCGGAATCCCTACACTTATTCCATCGCGGTGGTGGCCAGCAGCAATTTCTGCGTGCGTGAGAGCCGGACGATTGTGACCAGCAGCGGCCGCTACGACCAGTTGGACGGCATTCACATCACCGATTCCCATGACGGCTTGGTGGAAGGCAACACGGTTGACCAGCGGCAGGGAGCTGATGGCGACGACGGCCTCGTTGCCCAGGCCCTGGGCGCCTCCGTTCATGATGTGACGTATCGCAACAATGACGTCCGCGGTGGATCTCACGGTTCCGGCCTGCAATTGGCCGTTGGCACGCATGAAATCTACAACATCACCGTGGACGGTAACCGTTTTTGGGATTCGCCCGACGGCATCAAAACCGGGTACTACGACGGCGGCACCGCAGCGGTTCACGATGTGACGGTCGAGAACAACGAATTCTTCAACCTTCAGGGCCCCTGGCTCAATTTCCATGGCGACCTGGAGAACGTGGTGGTGACGGACAACGTCACCTGCCAGGCCGGCACCATGATGCTCGAGGATGCACCCGGGAACGTGGTGGCCAACAACGTGACAAGCTGCTGA